In Sebaldella termitidis ATCC 33386, one DNA window encodes the following:
- the rpsI gene encoding 30S ribosomal protein S9, protein MANKIQYWGTGRRKTSVARVRLIPGENGIVINGKEMRSYFGGRELLAKIVEQPLTLTETLTKYGVKVNVNGGGNTGQAGAIRHGVSRALLEADENLKKALKEAGFLTRDSRMVERKKYGKKKARRSPQFSKR, encoded by the coding sequence ATGGCAAATAAAATTCAATATTGGGGAACTGGTAGAAGAAAGACTTCAGTAGCAAGAGTAAGATTAATTCCTGGAGAAAATGGGATAGTTATAAATGGTAAAGAAATGAGAAGTTATTTTGGCGGAAGAGAGCTTTTAGCTAAGATAGTAGAGCAGCCTTTAACACTTACAGAAACTTTGACTAAATACGGAGTGAAAGTAAATGTAAACGGTGGTGGAAATACTGGACAAGCAGGAGCTATAAGACATGGTGTTTCAAGAGCATTACTTGAAGCTGATGAGAATCTGAAAAAAGCTTTAAAAGAAGCTGGATTCTTAACAAGAGATTCAAGAATGGTGGAAAGAAAGAAATACGGAAAGAAAAAAGCAAGAAGATCGCCACAATTTTCAAAAAGATAA
- a CDS encoding IS110 family transposase yields the protein MKVGVIMFYVGIDIAKHSHEASITDSNGYLLGKSISFSNSQKGCEKLIALLERFSATVDNTIIGLEATGHYWLSVYSFLLELGYDLKVINPIQSDAFRKMYIRQTKNDSKDSFVIAQIMRFGEFSSTILSDENIMALRQLSRYRLALVDECSDWKRKVICLLDQVFPEYSSFFSDTFGVTSKEVLLKYPTPEDMITVSSKKLTTLLNKASKGRFNINKTKQLKETANNSFGIKFAKDAFSFQIKQMISQIIFIENQLNDLEKEISSLLHETNHVITSIIGIGDVLGALIIGEIGDISRFESAPKLVAFSGLDVKINQSGQFSGSRMRISKRGSPYLRRAIWTAANRAAFADPVLSNYYQSLRARGKHHLTAVGGVARKLCNIIFPVLRDNKPYTPIFPK from the coding sequence TTGAAAGTTGGTGTAATTATGTTTTACGTTGGTATTGATATTGCCAAACATAGCCATGAGGCTTCTATTACTGATTCCAACGGTTATCTTCTTGGAAAAAGTATTAGCTTTTCAAATTCTCAAAAAGGATGTGAGAAATTAATTGCTTTGTTAGAACGTTTCTCTGCTACTGTTGATAATACTATCATTGGTCTGGAAGCTACTGGTCATTATTGGTTATCTGTATACTCATTTTTACTTGAATTAGGTTATGATTTAAAAGTTATCAATCCTATTCAATCAGATGCATTCAGAAAAATGTATATTCGGCAAACCAAAAATGATTCTAAAGATTCCTTTGTAATAGCACAAATTATGCGCTTTGGTGAATTTTCTTCAACAATCTTATCTGATGAAAATATTATGGCATTACGTCAACTATCCCGTTATCGTTTAGCTTTGGTTGATGAATGTTCGGATTGGAAACGTAAAGTCATATGTCTTTTAGATCAAGTATTTCCTGAATACTCTTCTTTTTTTTCTGATACTTTCGGCGTTACTTCAAAAGAAGTTTTACTTAAATATCCTACTCCTGAGGACATGATTACTGTTAGTTCAAAAAAACTTACAACATTACTTAATAAAGCCAGCAAAGGTCGATTTAATATTAATAAGACAAAACAATTAAAAGAAACTGCCAATAATTCTTTTGGTATTAAATTTGCTAAAGATGCCTTTTCTTTTCAAATCAAACAAATGATTTCACAAATTATTTTTATTGAAAATCAACTTAATGATTTAGAAAAAGAAATTTCTTCTCTTCTACACGAAACCAACCATGTTATCACTTCAATTATTGGTATTGGTGATGTACTAGGTGCTCTCATTATTGGAGAAATAGGTGACATCTCCCGATTTGAATCTGCCCCTAAACTTGTTGCTTTTTCAGGACTTGATGTAAAAATCAATCAATCAGGGCAATTTTCCGGAAGCAGAATGAGAATATCTAAACGTGGATCTCCATATTTACGACGTGCTATTTGGACTGCTGCAAATCGCGCGGCTTTTGCTGATCCTGTTTTATCTAATTACTATCAATCCTTAAGAGCCAGAGGTAAACATCATTTAACTGCTGTTGGAGGTGTTGCTCGAAAACTTTGTAATATTATTTTTCCTGTACTGCGTGATAACAAACCATATACTCCTATTTTCCCAAAATAA
- the pflB gene encoding formate C-acetyltransferase, giving the protein MNAWNNFNRGAWVDNINVGDFIQTNYTEYLGDESFLTSPTDATMKLWESLTEMFKVEREKGIYNAETKIPSQIDAYGPGYINKDLEKIVGLQTDEPLKRGIFPNGGLRMVKNSLEAFNYKLDPTTEEIFSKYRKTHNDGVFSAYTSSIRKARSSGIITGLPDAYGRGRIIGDYRRIALYGTDRLINEREERYKRCDPNEMTEDVIRLREEIRDQIDALKALKRMAQSYGFDISNPASTAQEAIQWTYFGYLGAIKDQNGAAMSIGRVSTFLDIYIERDIKNGILAEQEAQELMDQFVMKLRIVRFLRTPDYDHLFSGDPVWVTESIGGMSDSGKSLVTKNSFRLLHTLYNLGPAPEPNLTVLWSERLPESWKNYCSKVSIDTSSVQYENDDLMRPEFGDDYGIACCVSPMRIGKQMQFFGARVNLPKALLYAINGGKDEKTKAQVTPEIFDKITSDYLEFHEVWEKFDKLLDWLAETYVKALNIIHYMHDKYSYEALEMALHDVDVYRTQAFGVAGISIIADSLAAIKYGKVRVIRDEDGDAVDYVVEKGYVPFGNNDDNTDKLAVKVVELFMNKIRAHKMYRNATPTQSVLTITSNVVYGKKTGNTPDGRRAGEPFGPGANPMHGRDTRGAVASLASVAKLPFEHANDGISYTFAITPETLGKNEDEKKNNLTGLLDGYFNQAGQHLNVNVFGRELLEDAMDHPEDYPQLTIRVSGYAVNFVKLTKDQQLDVINRTIADKF; this is encoded by the coding sequence TCCTTCTCAGATAGATGCTTATGGTCCCGGCTATATCAATAAAGATTTAGAAAAAATAGTCGGTCTTCAGACAGATGAACCATTAAAAAGAGGTATCTTTCCAAATGGCGGGCTCAGAATGGTAAAAAACAGCCTGGAAGCTTTTAACTATAAATTAGATCCTACTACTGAAGAAATTTTTTCAAAATACAGAAAAACTCATAATGACGGAGTTTTCTCAGCCTATACTTCCAGTATAAGAAAAGCAAGAAGCAGCGGTATAATAACTGGACTGCCTGATGCATACGGAAGAGGAAGAATCATAGGAGATTACAGAAGAATAGCACTTTATGGTACTGACAGACTGATAAACGAACGTGAAGAGAGATACAAAAGATGTGATCCTAATGAAATGACTGAAGATGTTATCAGACTAAGAGAAGAAATACGTGATCAGATAGATGCTCTAAAAGCATTAAAGAGAATGGCACAGTCATATGGCTTTGATATATCAAATCCTGCTTCTACTGCTCAGGAAGCTATACAATGGACTTATTTCGGCTACCTCGGAGCAATCAAAGACCAAAACGGAGCTGCTATGAGTATCGGACGTGTGTCTACTTTCCTTGATATCTATATAGAAAGAGATATTAAAAACGGTATTCTTGCAGAACAGGAAGCTCAGGAGCTTATGGATCAGTTTGTTATGAAACTTAGAATTGTCAGATTCTTGAGAACACCTGATTATGATCATCTGTTCTCGGGAGATCCTGTATGGGTTACTGAATCCATAGGAGGTATGAGTGATTCAGGAAAATCCCTTGTTACAAAAAACAGTTTCAGACTTCTGCATACTTTATATAATTTAGGACCTGCGCCTGAACCGAACCTTACAGTACTTTGGAGCGAAAGACTTCCTGAAAGCTGGAAAAATTACTGTTCCAAAGTATCTATAGATACTTCATCTGTACAATATGAAAATGATGATCTTATGAGACCTGAATTTGGTGATGATTATGGTATCGCATGCTGTGTTTCTCCAATGAGAATAGGAAAGCAAATGCAGTTTTTCGGTGCAAGGGTTAATCTTCCAAAAGCACTGCTTTATGCTATAAACGGCGGTAAGGATGAAAAGACAAAAGCTCAGGTAACTCCTGAAATATTTGATAAAATCACTTCCGATTATCTTGAATTCCATGAAGTTTGGGAAAAATTTGATAAGCTTCTTGACTGGCTGGCTGAAACATATGTAAAAGCACTGAATATTATTCACTATATGCATGATAAATATTCTTATGAAGCCTTGGAAATGGCTCTTCATGATGTAGATGTATACAGAACACAGGCATTCGGAGTAGCAGGAATTTCTATAATTGCCGACTCGCTTGCAGCTATAAAATACGGGAAAGTAAGAGTAATAAGAGATGAAGACGGGGATGCCGTGGATTATGTCGTAGAAAAAGGATACGTTCCTTTTGGAAATAATGATGATAACACAGATAAGCTTGCAGTAAAAGTAGTGGAATTATTCATGAATAAAATAAGAGCACACAAAATGTATAGAAATGCGACACCTACACAGTCAGTACTTACAATTACATCAAATGTGGTTTATGGTAAGAAGACAGGGAATACTCCTGACGGAAGACGTGCCGGCGAACCGTTTGGTCCCGGAGCTAATCCTATGCATGGAAGAGATACCAGAGGTGCTGTAGCTTCACTTGCTTCTGTTGCAAAGCTTCCGTTTGAACATGCTAATGACGGAATTTCATATACTTTTGCAATAACACCTGAAACTTTGGGAAAAAATGAAGATGAGAAAAAGAACAATCTTACAGGACTTCTTGACGGATACTTTAATCAGGCCGGACAGCATTTGAATGTCAATGTTTTTGGAAGAGAACTGCTGGAAGATGCTATGGATCATCCGGAAGACTATCCTCAGCTTACTATAAGAGTTTCAGGATATGCAGTAAATTTTGTAAAATTAACAAAAGACCAGCAGCTTGACGTAATAAACAGAACAATAGCAGATAAATTTTAA
- a CDS encoding YiiD C-terminal domain-containing protein, whose protein sequence is MDKKEFEQFLHRQIPVTKAMEFSVLEFTASRVRISAKLEPNRNHHLTAFGGSISCLMTVTGWALVYANIKEIDPNAHIVISKSNIRYLKPLKKDFTAECVLTNEADKINLFKMYNKNHKGKLSVKVHCCEDGFLAAEFEGQYVAFNND, encoded by the coding sequence ATGGATAAAAAAGAATTTGAGCAATTTCTGCATCGGCAGATACCTGTTACAAAAGCCATGGAATTCAGTGTTTTGGAATTTACAGCGTCAAGAGTCAGAATTTCTGCAAAGCTGGAGCCAAATAGGAATCATCACTTAACAGCATTCGGAGGAAGTATAAGTTGTCTTATGACTGTTACTGGCTGGGCATTGGTGTATGCTAATATTAAGGAAATAGATCCAAATGCTCATATTGTAATTTCCAAAAGTAATATAAGATATTTGAAGCCTTTAAAAAAGGATTTTACAGCAGAGTGTGTCCTGACAAATGAAGCTGATAAAATAAATTTATTCAAAATGTATAATAAAAATCATAAAGGAAAGCTCTCAGTAAAAGTACATTGCTGTGAAGACGGATTTTTAGCAGCAGAATTTGAAGGGCAGTATGTTGCTTTCAATAATGATTAA
- the pflA gene encoding pyruvate formate-lyase-activating protein, whose product MKGYIHSFESFGTKDGPGIRFVLFLQGCPLRCLYCHNVDTWDLKNKKYMLTPEETMHEISKVRGFIKSGGLTVSGGEPLLQPEFILELFKLCREEKIHTAIDTSGYLLNDRIKEVLDLTDLVLLDIKHIDPDKYQALTSVELKPTLEFMEYLSKINKPVWVRYVLVPGYTDNEKDLKAWAKYVSNFKNVERVDILPFHQMASYKWEGLGRSYELKDTPAPSKEDIKKTEEIFKSFGLNTLT is encoded by the coding sequence ATGAAAGGTTATATTCACTCTTTTGAATCCTTTGGGACTAAAGACGGACCCGGAATAAGATTCGTGCTTTTTTTGCAGGGATGTCCTCTGCGGTGTCTGTATTGTCATAATGTGGATACCTGGGATTTGAAAAACAAAAAATATATGCTTACACCAGAAGAAACCATGCACGAAATTTCTAAAGTCAGAGGTTTTATTAAGTCCGGAGGACTTACAGTTTCCGGCGGCGAGCCTTTGCTTCAGCCGGAATTTATCCTTGAGCTTTTTAAGCTTTGCAGGGAAGAAAAAATCCATACTGCAATTGATACTTCGGGTTATCTTCTGAATGACAGAATAAAAGAGGTACTTGATCTTACAGATCTTGTACTGCTTGATATAAAGCATATCGATCCTGACAAATATCAGGCTCTGACATCTGTGGAGCTAAAGCCCACACTGGAATTTATGGAGTATCTATCAAAAATAAATAAACCTGTCTGGGTCAGATATGTTCTTGTCCCCGGTTATACTGATAATGAAAAAGACCTGAAAGCATGGGCAAAATATGTTTCTAATTTCAAAAATGTAGAGAGAGTGGATATACTCCCTTTTCATCAAATGGCTTCTTATAAATGGGAAGGTCTTGGAAGATCTTATGAACTTAAGGATACTCCTGCTCCTTCCAAAGAAGATATAAAAAAAACAGAGGAGATTTTTAAATCTTTTGGCTTAAATACACTTACCTGA
- a CDS encoding RluA family pseudouridine synthase — protein MIIKCDENMEGVRLDRFLRKKLKDTALNTIFEYIRKGKVKINGKKKKENYRLVLGDVIEIKSLEESENTEKKHYSSLRIDKDRYMKMVFFEDDDCLIINKPGGVAVHKGTGNQYGLAEVYKSIYKNENLNFANRIDKETKGLLLGAKNLKFLRYLTEKIRNNELEKRYIAVVSGIITEDEFTIDNFLETKENKVVVSDKENGKAAKAVFKKIKTIKNKYTVLEVELITGRKHQIRVQLADMGFPIAGDKKYGSRNTRGELMLLAYYLKFDNRVFQLDYSGFLELL, from the coding sequence ATGATAATAAAATGTGATGAAAATATGGAAGGAGTCAGACTGGACAGATTTTTGAGAAAAAAACTGAAGGATACGGCTCTTAATACAATATTTGAATATATAAGAAAAGGTAAGGTAAAAATAAACGGAAAAAAGAAAAAAGAAAATTACAGACTTGTTCTTGGAGATGTTATAGAAATAAAATCTTTGGAAGAGTCTGAAAATACAGAGAAAAAACACTACAGCAGTCTCAGAATTGATAAAGACAGATACATGAAAATGGTTTTTTTTGAGGATGATGACTGTCTTATCATAAATAAACCCGGAGGTGTGGCTGTTCATAAAGGGACAGGAAATCAATACGGACTTGCTGAGGTTTATAAATCTATTTATAAAAACGAAAATCTTAATTTTGCAAACAGAATAGACAAAGAAACAAAAGGACTTTTGCTGGGAGCAAAAAATTTGAAATTTTTGAGATATCTTACAGAAAAAATAAGAAATAATGAACTGGAAAAAAGATATATAGCTGTGGTTTCCGGAATTATTACTGAAGATGAGTTTACTATTGATAATTTTCTGGAAACAAAAGAAAATAAAGTAGTAGTTTCTGATAAAGAAAATGGGAAAGCTGCAAAGGCAGTTTTTAAAAAAATAAAAACCATAAAAAATAAATATACAGTACTGGAAGTAGAATTAATAACCGGAAGAAAGCATCAGATTCGTGTACAGCTTGCAGATATGGGATTTCCAATAGCAGGCGACAAAAAGTACGGCAGTCGAAATACAAGAGGTGAGTTAATGCTTCTGGCGTATTATTTGAAATTTGATAATAGGGTATTTCAGCTGGATTATTCAGGATTTTTGGAGCTTTTATAA
- the rplM gene encoding 50S ribosomal protein L13, with protein MNNKYTKNLKKEEVVRNWYEIDAEGKVLGKIAVEIAVRLMGKHKPIYTPHVDGGDFVVVTNADKFVVTGNKMLDKKYYRHSGYPGGLKTRSLEEMLDKKPTEVIRIAVKNMLPKNKLGREMINRLKIYKGTDHRHDAQKPEKIEL; from the coding sequence GTGAATAATAAATACACTAAGAACTTGAAAAAAGAAGAAGTAGTAAGAAATTGGTACGAAATTGACGCAGAAGGAAAAGTACTAGGGAAAATAGCTGTGGAAATAGCTGTTAGACTAATGGGAAAACATAAGCCAATTTATACACCACATGTTGACGGTGGAGATTTTGTTGTTGTAACTAATGCGGATAAATTCGTAGTTACAGGAAATAAAATGCTTGATAAAAAATACTATAGACATAGTGGATACCCAGGTGGATTAAAAACTAGATCTTTGGAAGAGATGTTAGATAAAAAACCTACTGAAGTAATAAGAATAGCCGTTAAAAATATGCTGCCAAAAAATAAATTAGGAAGAGAAATGATTAACAGACTGAAAATTTATAAAGGCACAGATCACAGACATGATGCACAAAAACCTGAAAAGATAGAATTATAG
- a CDS encoding M16 family metallopeptidase: MLKLTNTPKGIKIIYDYISNVSSASIGVFVKTGAKDETAEEHGLSHLIEHMMFKGTKNRNYQEISQEVDYLGGSINAYTSKEETVYYISVLKDYVEQALEILCDMVGNSVFDQEELEKEKDVIVEEIRMYQDTPDDLVLELNSKDSIAGNLGKPIIGTEKSVKGFTRDNIVKYYTERYTKDNLVIVVSGNFKKEKIKRIIDKYFGNFNQEKTDRYEKIDFSFQNGEKVYEKDIKQVNICISYPGVSYLDENKIYYDVISNIMGGTMSSRLFQKIREEMGLAYSVHTFNQTYKEGGVVTTYIGTNEKSYKKAVKITKDEFLNLRRNGINISELEKAQNKFLSKIAFSLENIRNRMNIIGTHYLKYGEIFDEEKLRAEVKNVDLNLINDFIKDKYYEENVTILGDVKWKK, from the coding sequence ATGTTAAAACTAACTAATACGCCAAAAGGAATAAAAATAATTTATGATTATATTTCAAATGTGTCTTCAGCTTCCATAGGTGTTTTTGTGAAGACAGGGGCAAAGGATGAAACAGCGGAGGAACATGGATTATCGCATTTAATAGAGCATATGATGTTCAAAGGAACAAAAAACAGAAATTATCAGGAAATATCACAAGAGGTGGATTATTTAGGCGGAAGCATTAATGCTTATACCAGTAAAGAAGAAACAGTGTATTATATAAGTGTCCTAAAGGATTATGTAGAACAGGCTCTGGAAATTTTGTGCGATATGGTGGGAAATTCTGTATTTGATCAGGAAGAGCTTGAGAAAGAAAAAGATGTAATAGTAGAAGAAATAAGAATGTATCAGGATACACCGGATGATCTTGTACTGGAGCTTAATTCCAAAGACAGTATAGCCGGTAATCTGGGAAAACCTATAATAGGGACGGAAAAAAGTGTAAAAGGTTTTACAAGAGACAATATAGTAAAATATTACACTGAAAGATATACAAAAGATAATCTTGTAATAGTAGTATCAGGAAATTTTAAAAAAGAGAAGATAAAAAGAATTATTGATAAATATTTTGGAAATTTCAATCAGGAAAAAACTGATAGATATGAAAAAATAGACTTTTCATTTCAAAATGGCGAAAAAGTTTATGAAAAAGATATAAAACAGGTAAATATATGTATATCATATCCCGGTGTTTCATATCTTGATGAAAACAAGATTTATTATGATGTAATATCAAATATAATGGGCGGAACCATGAGCTCGAGATTATTCCAGAAAATAAGAGAAGAGATGGGACTGGCTTATTCTGTTCATACTTTTAATCAGACCTATAAAGAAGGCGGAGTAGTAACAACATATATAGGTACAAATGAGAAATCATATAAAAAGGCTGTGAAAATAACAAAAGATGAATTTTTGAATCTAAGAAGAAACGGAATAAATATTTCCGAGCTGGAAAAAGCACAGAATAAATTTTTAAGTAAAATAGCCTTTTCACTTGAAAATATCAGAAACAGAATGAATATAATAGGGACTCATTATTTGAAATACGGAGAAATATTTGATGAGGAAAAGCTTCGTGCAGAAGTGAAAAATGTAGATTTGAATCTGATAAATGACTTTATAAAAGATAAATATTATGAAGAAAATGTAACAATACTGGGAGATGTAAAATGGAAAAAATAA
- the rodA gene encoding rod shape-determining protein RodA codes for MFKNKQLTRRLQTNLHRVDKLILLIVYTLVAIGTIFIYSATKEDPKTQSIIVKHIFWVVLGTGTMIAFTFYDYRKFEKKILILIGVSIGLLLLVKFAGQQRLGAQRWIMIGPFSLQPSEFVKVMVILILGAFITKNYKNGINNILDVIVVFLPISVITVLILIQPDLGSALAIIFIFLSMIFLYGVRLRPLIVMGLMACVLAVPVYMFGLKSYQKTRITTFLNPEQDIRGDGWNIVQSKISIGAGGLTGTGIFKGSQSRLSFLPEAQTDFIFSIISEELGFVGSASVIILYFLLIFFILRPSKVIENEFGKMILYGAASVFFFHLIVNVGMTMGMMPVTGKPLLFLSYGGSSYIASFMIIGLVQSVKIHVD; via the coding sequence ATGTTTAAAAATAAACAATTAACGAGGAGGCTGCAGACAAACCTGCACAGGGTAGATAAGCTTATTCTTTTAATCGTGTATACACTTGTAGCAATAGGGACTATTTTTATCTATAGTGCTACAAAAGAGGATCCCAAAACACAAAGTATAATAGTAAAACATATTTTTTGGGTAGTGCTAGGAACAGGAACAATGATTGCTTTTACATTTTACGATTACAGAAAATTTGAAAAAAAAATTCTGATATTAATTGGTGTAAGCATAGGACTTCTTTTACTTGTAAAATTCGCCGGTCAGCAAAGGCTGGGAGCTCAAAGATGGATTATGATAGGGCCGTTTTCATTACAGCCGTCTGAATTCGTTAAAGTAATGGTAATATTAATACTGGGTGCTTTTATTACGAAAAATTATAAAAACGGAATAAATAATATACTGGATGTTATTGTTGTTTTTCTTCCAATATCTGTTATTACAGTGCTGATTTTAATACAGCCGGATCTGGGATCAGCTCTTGCCATAATTTTTATATTTTTATCTATGATTTTTCTATACGGGGTCAGATTAAGACCGCTTATAGTAATGGGACTGATGGCATGTGTGCTGGCAGTTCCTGTATATATGTTCGGATTGAAATCGTATCAGAAAACCAGAATAACCACATTTTTGAATCCTGAACAGGATATCAGGGGTGACGGCTGGAATATAGTCCAATCAAAAATATCAATAGGAGCCGGTGGACTGACAGGAACAGGAATTTTTAAGGGAAGTCAGAGCAGACTGAGTTTTCTTCCGGAAGCTCAGACAGATTTTATATTTTCTATTATATCGGAAGAATTAGGATTTGTAGGGTCAGCTTCAGTAATAATTCTTTATTTCCTTCTTATATTTTTTATTCTGAGGCCGAGTAAAGTGATAGAAAACGAGTTTGGAAAAATGATCTTATATGGTGCAGCAAGTGTTTTCTTTTTTCATCTTATAGTAAATGTAGGAATGACAATGGGGATGATGCCGGTAACAGGGAAGCCGCTGCTGTTTCTAAGCTATGGCGGAAGTTCCTATATTGCTTCATTTATGATTATAGGACTGGTACAGAGTGTAAAAATACATGTAGATTAG
- a CDS encoding NCS2 family permease: MISKFFGFEARETNLKQEIIGGLTTFLTMAYIVIVNPAILSDGTGMDKGALITVTCLAAAIGCLLAAFIANMPIAMAPGMGMNAFFTYSLVVGRGIPWEQALGIVFLSGVIFLALTLMKIREKVVDSIPIVIRYSIAAGIGLFIAFIGLQNMGLIVANPATLIGIGKFTPAVTLGVVGLIITGFFELKKIKGGILYGILITTAIGIITGNASLPSTIVSLPPSIESTFLKFDVIGALKISFIGPIFSFMFLDLFDSIGTIIACAKAAGLEDEDGNVADIGKALEADAIATVAGAILGTSTTTTFVESAAGVADGARTGFSSIVVAICMILTLFFAPIIGIVPGYATAPALIIVGVYMFKNLLNIDFNKMETAIPAFLTIIMMPLAYSISIGISFGFISYVVIEIFQGKIKTINPIMWIITILAIVNLAM, from the coding sequence ATGATTTCAAAATTTTTTGGTTTTGAAGCAAGGGAAACAAACTTAAAACAGGAAATAATAGGAGGTTTGACTACTTTTCTTACAATGGCTTATATTGTAATAGTAAATCCGGCAATATTAAGTGACGGAACAGGTATGGACAAAGGAGCATTGATTACGGTAACATGTCTTGCAGCTGCAATAGGATGTCTGCTTGCGGCATTTATAGCTAATATGCCTATAGCAATGGCACCCGGAATGGGAATGAATGCATTCTTTACTTACTCACTGGTTGTAGGAAGAGGAATACCATGGGAACAGGCATTAGGAATAGTATTTTTATCAGGTGTAATATTTTTAGCATTAACACTTATGAAAATAAGAGAAAAAGTGGTGGATTCCATTCCAATTGTAATAAGATATTCAATAGCAGCAGGAATTGGTCTTTTTATTGCTTTTATAGGACTTCAGAACATGGGACTGATAGTGGCAAATCCGGCAACCTTAATAGGAATAGGAAAATTTACTCCGGCAGTGACTTTGGGTGTCGTAGGTCTTATTATTACAGGATTTTTTGAATTAAAAAAGATAAAGGGCGGAATCTTATATGGAATTTTAATAACGACAGCAATAGGAATAATCACGGGAAATGCAAGTCTGCCGTCTACTATAGTTTCACTGCCGCCAAGCATAGAATCAACATTCTTAAAATTTGATGTAATAGGAGCATTGAAAATATCATTTATAGGACCAATATTCTCTTTTATGTTTCTTGATCTCTTTGATTCAATAGGAACAATCATAGCTTGTGCAAAAGCAGCAGGGCTGGAAGATGAGGACGGAAATGTGGCAGATATTGGAAAAGCTCTTGAAGCTGATGCTATAGCAACTGTGGCGGGAGCGATATTAGGGACGAGTACAACAACAACATTTGTAGAATCAGCTGCCGGTGTGGCGGATGGTGCCAGAACAGGATTTTCTTCCATAGTAGTAGCAATATGTATGATATTGACATTATTTTTTGCGCCGATTATAGGAATAGTTCCGGGTTATGCAACAGCTCCGGCTCTTATAATAGTAGGGGTATATATGTTTAAAAATCTGCTTAACATAGATTTTAACAAAATGGAAACAGCAATACCGGCTTTTCTTACAATAATAATGATGCCTCTTGCTTACAGCATAAGTATAGGAATAAGCTTTGGATTTATTTCATATGTGGTAATTGAAATATTTCAGGGGAAGATAAAAACTATAAATCCTATTATGTGGATAATAACAATACTGGCAATAGTAAATCTGGCTATGTAA
- the dut gene encoding dUTP diphosphatase, translating to MEKIKVGITVENNVEIPKYMTEGAAGIDVSANIEKEIELKPLERYLVPTGIKLEIPEGFEIQVRPRSGLAFKHGITVLNTPGTIDSDYRGEVKVLLINLSNEIYKIQPNERIGQLILGKVYKLDFDVKDGLSETKRGDGGFGHTGK from the coding sequence ATGGAAAAAATAAAAGTAGGAATTACAGTAGAAAATAATGTGGAAATACCCAAATATATGACAGAAGGAGCAGCGGGAATTGATGTTTCGGCAAATATTGAAAAAGAAATAGAATTAAAGCCCCTTGAAAGATATCTGGTGCCTACAGGAATAAAACTGGAAATCCCCGAAGGATTTGAAATACAGGTAAGACCAAGAAGCGGTCTGGCTTTCAAGCACGGAATAACTGTTTTGAATACACCGGGAACAATTGATTCTGATTACAGAGGAGAAGTAAAGGTACTCTTAATAAATCTGAGCAATGAAATATATAAAATACAGCCAAATGAAAGAATAGGGCAGCTAATATTAGGTAAGGTTTATAAACTGGATTTTGATGTAAAAGACGGACTTTCTGAAACAAAACGGGGAGATGGTGGTTTTGGTCATACAGGTAAATAA